The following proteins are encoded in a genomic region of Glycine soja cultivar W05 chromosome 17, ASM419377v2, whole genome shotgun sequence:
- the LOC114391655 gene encoding uncharacterized protein LOC114391655, which produces MDIPLRSTRKYLFKKTDLLRLRELASLVSDPVDFQAHHGKLLRILRVDVEEGCLETLVQFYDPLYHYFTFPDYQLVPTLEEYSYLVGLPVPDKIPFHGFEPTPKPSDIAAALHLKTSIIQANLTSKGGLQGLPTHFLYQQASIFAEAASTLAFHSILALLIYGLLLFPNIDNFIDINAIKIFFTKNPVPTLLADTYHSIHDRTQAGRGTISCCASLLYQWFTFHLPQSRAFKTNDDKLSWPRRIMTLDPSDIVWYQAASDVGEIIVSCGEYPNVPLLGMRGGISYNPLLARRQFGYPIKTKPNNLALTNEFYLNHGDHSNKRERFAQAWSAIRRLSRSQLGKKSDYVHESYTQWVIDRTKSFGLPYRLPRYLSSTIPPSSLPIPFDTKEEFHEQLTKERQEKETWKRRCQELEQENETLKGKIAQQSRELFIQNQRMIKKDDLLRRKDALLHQDARRKRRFMDLFSRAHSDSEDPSTPGV; this is translated from the coding sequence ATGGACATCCCACTGAGAAGCACTAGGAAGTACCTTTTCAAAAAAACAGACCTGTTGAGATTAAGGGAGCTAGCATCTTTAGTAAGTGATCCAGTTGATTTTCAAGCTCATCATGGGAAGTTGCTCAGAATTCTTAGAGTAGATGTTGAGGAAGGATGCCTAGAGACCCTGGTTCAGTTCTATGACCCGCTCTACCATTACTTCACATTTCCCGATTACCAGCTTGTCCCCACACTTGAAGAGTACTCCTACCTAGTTGGCTTACCTGTGCCAGACAAGATACCTTTCCATGGTTTTGAGCCTACCCCTAAACCCTCCGACATCGCAGCCGCCCTCCATCTTAAAACCTCCATCATCCAAGCAAACCTTACCTCTAAAGGAGGCCTCCAAGGTCTTCCCACCCACTTCCTCTACCAACAAGCCTCCATATTTGCTGAAGCAGCTAGTACACTTGCCTTCCATTCTATCCTAGCCCTCCTTATATATGGCCTTTTACTCTTCCCAAATATTGACAACTTCATCGATATCAATGccattaaaatcttttttacaAAGAACCCCGTACCCACTCTACTCGCCGATACCTACCATTCTATTCATGACCGTACCCAGGCTGGCCGGGGAACCATTTCTTGTTGTGCATCTTTGCTCTATCAGTGGTTTACCTTCCACTTACCTCAATCCCGTGCCTTCAAGACCAATGATGACAAGCTTTCCTGGCCTCGCCGAATCATGACTCTTGACCCATCTGACATTGTTTGGTACCAAGCAGCTAGTGATGTTGGAGAGATTATTGTGAGTTGTGGTGAATATCCCAACGTACCTCTTTTGGGTATGCGTGGCGGAATTAGCTACAACCCACTCCTCGCTCGACGACAATTTGGGTACCCGATAAAGACAAAACCAAACAACCTTGCCTTGACTAATGAATTCTATCTTAACCATGGAGATCACTCGAACAAAAGGGAAAGATTCGCACAAGCTTGGAGCGCTATCCGCAGACTCAGCAGAAGTCAGTTGGGAAAGAAATCAGACTATGTGCACGAATCTTATACCCAGTGGGTTATTGATAGGACCAAGAGCTTTGGCCTACCCTACCGCTTACCTAGATACCTATCGTCCACCATCCCACCATCATCCTTGCCTATCCCCTTCGACACCAAGGAAGAGTTTCATGAACAATTAACCAAAGAAAggcaagaaaaagaaacttgGAAGAGGAGATGCCAGGAGCTCGAGCAAGAGAATGAGACTTTGAAAGGGAAGATAGCCCAACAGAGCCGTGAGCTTTTTATCCAGAACCAGAGGATGATTAAGAAGGACGACTTGCTTCGTCGGAAAGACGCTTTGCTCCACCAAGATGCTAGAAGGAAGAGGAGGTTTATGGACTTGTTCTCTCGTGCACATTCAGACTCCGAGGACCCATCTACTCCGGGAGTTTGA
- the LOC114391656 gene encoding uncharacterized protein LOC114391656 — translation MEELQERFDGMQREVEALRGRDLFGKDACELCLVPNVTIPHKFKVPDFEKYKGNSCPRSHLVMYARKMSMYTDNHKLLIHFFQDSLTGAALKWYMNLDSASIRTFNDLGEAFIRQYKYNLDMAPDRDQLRAMTQKEKETFKEYAQRWREVAAQIVPPLEEREMTKIFLKTLSQFYYEKMVASAPTDFTEMVNMGLRLEEGVREGRLTGESAPAASNAKKFGGHFAKKKDQENFTPYRQVANVASTIPNPSYHQQRPHYPYPYPPQQYPPQPYPPQQYPPQQYPPQQYHQPQYPQKQQNRPQTPQQPYHSQNRQKTTFDPIPMKYADLLPALLAKNLVQVRTPPRTPDVLPPWFRHDLTGAFHQGAPGHDVENCYVLKNEVQKLVRANLLSFKDQNPNVQANPLPNHGPAVNMIQDCDEDGVILNVQHVRTPLVPIHIKMCEAALFDHDHAACEICPVNVKGCPKVQEDVQRLIDNRELIITRKDKEVCVITPEFQRLEISYNSGESTTTPLVVGLPGPMPYASLKAVPYRYSATMLEGGQEVPLPSLTPAISVDNIASDGKVLRNGRVIPTLFAKKVNDPAVKQATVNGPGTRKEVGQSNGTSKNSDHDEILKLIQKSEYKVVDQLLQTPSKISILSLLLNSEAHREALMKVLDQAFVERDVTVNQLDSIVGNITACNNLSFSDEELPEEGRNHNLALHISVNCKSDALSNVLVDTGSSLNVMAKSTLDQLSYRGPPMRRSGVVVKAFDGSRKSVIGEVDLPITIGPFVFQITFQVMDIQAAYSCLLGRPWIHEAGAVTSTLHQKLKFVRNGRLITVSGEEALLVSHLSAFSFIGADETEGTFFQGLTVEGKKPEKNEVSFATWKSAQKVVQEGTGEGWGKVVQLLESKNREGLGFASSAGSATNSVGSSSITSTFRSAGFINNSPEANAVLEDVPEEIVLAFVTPGKIVRNWDAVDIPSVVHASKLGIYEPVEHNNPALSPNFESPVYEAEEEEDDGIPEELARLLEYEKKTIRPHEEVVEVINLGTEEDKKEVKIGASLEATVKRRVIELLKEYVDVFAWSYQDMPGLDPRIVEHRLPLKPECPPVKQKLRRTRPDMALKIKEEVQKQIDAGFLVTSEYPQWLANIVPVPKRDGKVRMCVDYRDLNKASPKDDFPLPHIDVLVDSAAKSKVFSFMDGFSGYNQIKMAVEDREKTSFITPWGTFCYRVMPFGLINAGATYQRGMTTLFHDMMHKEIEVYVDDMIVKSGTEEEHVEYLLKMFQRLRKYQLRLNPNKCTFGVRSGKLLGFIVSQKGIEVDPDKVKAIREMPVPQTEKQVRGFLGRLNYISRFISHMTATCGPIFKLLRKDQGIVWTEDCQKAFDSIKNYLLEPPILIPPVEGRPLIMYLTVLEDSMGCVLGQQDETGRKEHAIYYLSKKFTDCESRYSLLEKTCCALAWAAKRLRHYMINHTTWLISKMDPIKYIFEKPALTGRIARWQMLLSEYDIEYRTQRAIKGSVLADHLAHQPIEDYQPVKFDFPDEEIMYLKMKDCEEPLLGEGPDPESRWGLIFDGAVNVFGNGIGAVIITPEGNHLPFAARLQFDCTKNVAEYEACILGIEKAIDLKIKNLDIYGDSALVINQIKGEWETRHPGLIPYKDYAKRLLTFFNKVELHHIPRDENQMADALATLSSMYEVSHRNNLPTIRIQRLERPAHVFAVEEVVDDKPWFHDIKCFLQSQEYPPGASNKDRRTLRRLSGNFFLNGDVLYKRNFDMVLLRCVDKQEAEFLMHEVHEGSFGTHPNGHAMARKLLRAGYYWMSMETDCCKHARKCHKCQIYADKIHVPPTTLNVLSSPWPFSMWGIDMIGRIEPKASNGHRFILVAIDYFTKWVEAASYANVTKQVVVRFIKNQIICRYGVPNRIITDNGTNLNNKMMKDLCEEFKIEHHNSSPYRPQMNGAVEATNKNIKKIVQKMVVTYKDWHEMLPYALHGYRTSVRTSTGATPFSLVYGMEAVLPVEVEIPSMRVIMEAQLSEAEWCQSRYDQLNLIEEKRIKALCHGQLYQQRMKRAFDKKVRPRVFQEGDLVLKKVLSFQPDSRGKWTPNYEGPYVVKRTFSGGALTLTTMDGDELPRPVNADAVKKYFV, via the exons ATGGAAGAACTCCAAGAAAGATTTGATGGTATGCAAAGGGAAGTCGAAGCCCTCCGAGGAAGAGATCTGTTCGGGAAGGACGCCTGTGAATTATGCTTGGTCCCAAATGTTACTATCCCTcacaagttcaaggtgccagacttcGAGAAGTATAAAGGGAACTCTTGTCCCCGCAGTCACTTGGTGATGTACGCGCGGAAAATGTCCATGTATACTGACAATCATAAGCTGCTTATTCATTTCTTTCAGGACAGCCTGACTGGGGCCGCTCTGAAGTGGTATATGAATTTGGACAGTGCGAGCATTCGTACTTTCAATGACCTGGGTGAAGCGTTCATCCGGCAGTATAAGTACAATTTGGACATGGCCCCAGATCGTGATCAGCTCCGTGCGATGAcacaaaaagagaaggaaacgtTCAAGGAGTATGCCCAGCGTTGGAGGGAAGTGGCTGCCCAGATTGTCCCGCCGTTGGAAGAAAGGGAAATGACCAAAATATTTCTGAAGACCCTGAGCCAGTTTTATTACGAGAAAATGGTTGCAAGTGCACCAACAGACTTCACCGAAATGGTCAACATGGGGTTGCGATTAGAGGAAGGTGTCCGAGAGGGACGTTTGACCGGGGAAAGTGCCCCTGCCGCAAGTAATGCCAAGAAGTTTGGAGGCCACTTTGCGAAGAAGAAAGATCAAGAG AATTTCACCCCATATCGTCAGGTTGCGAATGTCGCATCCACTATCCCAAACCCATCATATCACCAACAAAGGCCACATTACCCCTACCCGTACCCTCCACAACAATACCCTCCACAACCATACCCTCCACAACAATACCCTCCACAACAATACCCTCCACAGCAATACCATCAGCCACAATACcctcaaaaacaacaaaatcgcCCGCAGACCCCCCAACAACCATATCATTCACAAAACCGCCAGAAAACAACCTTTGATCCAATCCCGATGAAATATGCTGACTTACTCCCCGCCCTGCTCGCCAAAAACCTTGTCCAGGTCAGAACACCCCCCCGTACACCAGATGTTTTACCTCCCTGGTTTCGTCATGATTTAACAGGCGCTTTCCACCAAGGGGCCCCAGGTCATGACGTTGAAAACTGCTATGTCCTGAAGAATGAAGTGCAAAAACTAGTCCGGGCCAACTTGCTATCCTTCAAAGATCAGAATCCCAATGTTCAGGCGAACCCTCTGCCGAACCACGGGCCTGCTGTCAACATGATACAAGATTGTGATGAAGACGGTGTCATCCTGAACGTCCAGCACGTTCGAACTCCCCTGGTCCCAATACATATCAAGATGTGCGAAGCAGCTCTGTTTGACCATGATCATGCAGCGTGTGAAATATGTCCTGTGAATGTAAAAGGATGCCCAAAGGTACAAGAGGACGTACAAAGGCTGATAGACAACAGAGAACTAATCATCACGAGGAAGGACAAGGAAGTGTGCGTCATCACCCCTGAGTTTCAGCGGTTGGAAATAAGCTATAACAGTGGGGAATCAACTACTACTCCACTGGTGGTTGGCTTGCCAGGACCTATGCCGTATGCTTCTCTAAAAGCGGTCCCTTACAGGTATAGTGCCACGATGTTGGAAGGTGGGCAGGAGGTGCCTTTGCCCTCCCTAACTCCTGCGATTTCTGTGGACAACATTGCTAGTGACGGTAAAGTTCTGAGGAATGGACGTGTTATCCCCACATTGTTTGCAAAGAAAGTGAATGATCCGGCAGTTAAACAGGCGACAGTGAATGGCCCCGGTACAAGGAAGGAAGTAGGCCAATCCAATGGGACTAGCAAGAATTCTGATCATGACGAAATTCTGAAACTGATCCAGAAGAGTGAGTATAAAGTAGTAGACCAGCTGTTGCAAACTCCCTCTAAGATATCCATTTTGTCTCTGCTATTGAACTCAGAAGCACACCGTGAGGCTCTAATGAAGGTGTTGGACCAAGCTTTTGTGGAGAGGGACGTGACTGTTAATCAATTGGACAGTATAGTAGGAAACATTACTGCCTgcaataatttaagttttagtgATGAAGAGCTTCCTGAGGAGGGGAGGAACCACAATCTGGCGTTACATATATCGGTGAACTGCAAGTCAGATGCTCTGTCGAATGTACTTGTGGACACTGGTTCCTCATTGAATGTAATGGCCAAATCCACATTAGATCAACTTTCCTACCGGGGGCCTCCCATGAGAAGAAGCGGGGTGGTTGTCAAAGCGTTTGATGGATCAAGAAAGTCTGTTATCGGGGAGGTTGATTTGCCCATTACAATTGGGCCGTTTGTTTTCCAAATTACATTCCAGGTGATGGATATCCAAGCCGCATACAGTTGCCTTTTGGGTAGGCCGTGGATCCATGAAGCGGGGGCCGTGACATCCACCTTGCATCAAAAGCTGAAGTTTGTCAGAAATGGGAGATTGATCACTGTGAGTGGAGAGGAAGCCTTGTTGGTTAGTCATTTGTCAGCTTTTTCCTTTATTGGTGCTGATGAAACAGAAGGAACCTTTTTCCAAGGTCTGACTGTAGAGGGTAAAAAGCCAGAGAAAAATGAAGTATCTTTTGCTACTTGGAAGAGCGCACAGAAAGTGGTGCAGGAAGGAACAGGTGAAGGATGGGGAAAAGTTGTGCAGTTGTTAGAGAGTAAAAACCGCGAAGGACTGGGATTTGCTTCTTCTGCAGGATCCGCAACGAACAGTGTTGGATCAAGCTCCATTACTAGCACCTTTCGTAGCGCCGGGTTCATCAACAACTCGCCAGAAGCCAATGCTGTCTTGGAAGATGTTCCTGAAGAGATAGTACTTGCATTTGTCACACCTGGAAAAATTGTTCGCAACTGGGACGCGGTTGACATCCCTTCAGTAGTTCATGCATCAAA ACTAGGCATTTATGAGCCCGTTGAACATAATAACCCTGCACTCTCTCCCAACTTCGAATCTCCTGTCTACGAGGCTGAAGAGGAGGAGGATGATGGAATCCCAGAGGAACTTGCTCGGTTATtggaatatgaaaagaaaaccaTTCGGCCTCATGAGGAGGTAGTAGAGGTGATTAACTTGGGAACCGAGGAAGATAAGAAGGAAGTCAAGATTGGGGCATCGCTTGAGGCAACTGTCAAACGAAGGGTGATTGAATTACTCAAAGAATACGTCGATGTGttcgcatggtcgtaccaagatatgcctggcTTGGATCCCCGTATCGTGGAGCACCGTTTGCCTTTGAAGCCCGAATGCCCACCGGtcaaacagaaactgagaagaaCTCGCCCTGACATGGCTCTCAAGATCAAAGAGGAAGTACAGAAGCAGATCGATGCAGGTTTTCTTGTCACATCAGAGTATCCTCAATGGCTAGCCAACATAGTGCCTGTTCCAAAGAGGGACGGCAAAGTCAGGATGTGCGTTGACTACCGGGATTTGAACAAGGCTAGTCCGAAAGATGACTTTCCTCTACCTCACATCGATGTATTGGTTGACAGCGCTGCAAAGTCCAAGGTCttctccttcatggacggtttctctgggtACAATCAGATCAAGATGGCAGTTGAAGACAGGGAAAAGACATCTTTCATCACGCCTTGGGGCACCTTTTGCTACAGGGTAATGCCTTTTGGGTTAATAAATGCAGGTGCCACTTACCAAAGAGGCATGACCACTCTCTTTCATGACATGATGCACAAAGAGATAGAAGTGTACGTGGATGATATGATTGTCAAGTCAGGCACTGAAGAAGAACATGTCGAGTACTTGCTGAAGATGTTTCAACGGCTGAGAAAGTACCAACTTCGACTGAATCCCAACAAATGTACCTTTGGTGTTAGATCTGGAAAACTCTTGGGTTTCATTGTCAGTCAGaaaggtattgaagtagatcctgacAAGGTCAAGGCCATTAGAGAAATGCCGGTTCCACAAACAGAGAAACAAGTGAGAGGTTTTCTTGGGCGTCTAAATTACATTTCTCGTTTCATCTCGCACATGACAGCCACGTGCGGACctatattcaagttgcttcgaaAAGATCAAGGGATTGTTTGGACCGAAGATTGTCAAAAGGCTTTTGATAGTATCAAGAATTATCTGCTAGAACCTCCAATTCTTATACCTCCAGTTGAAGGAAGGCCTCTGATTATGTACTTGACTGTGTTAGAAGATTCTATGGGCTGTGTGCTCGGACAACAGGATGAGACCGGAAGGAAAGAACATGCCATCTACtacttgagcaagaagtttaccgatTGTGAGTCCAGGTACTCCCTACTtgagaaaacttgttgtgcactaGCTTGGGCTGCCAAGCGTCTTCGTCACTACATGATTAACCACACCACCTGGctaatatccaaaatggacccgatCAAGTATATCTTTGAGAAACCCGCTCTGACAGGAAGAATTGCTCGTTGGCAGATGTTGTTATCCGAGTATGATATCGAATACCGCACCCAGAGGGCAATTAAGGGGAGTGTTCTTGCTGATCATTTGGCTCACCAACCAATTGAGGACTATCAACCCGTCAAGTTTGACTTTCCTGATGAAGAGATTATGTACTTGAAGATGAAGGATTGTGAGGAACCATTGCTTGGAGAAGGTCCAGATCCCGAGTCTAGATGGGGTTTGATTTTTGATGGAGCCGTGAATGTCTTTGGCAATGGAATTGGGGCAGTTATTATCACTCCTGAAggtaatcatctccctttcgctGCAAGGTTACAGTTTGATTGCACCAAAAATGTGGCAGAGTATGAAGCATGTATCCTGGGCATTGAAAAAGCCATTGACTTGAAAATCAAGAACCTTGACATTTACGGGGATTCAGCTCTCGTGATCAACCAAatcaaaggagaatgggaaactcgCCACCCCGGCTTGATTCCATACAAAGATTATGCAAAGCGTTTGCTAACCTTCTTCAACAAAGTGGAGCTTCACCACATCCCTCGTGATGAGAACCAGATGGCAGATGCGTTAGCAACTTTATCCTCCATGTACGAAGTGAGTCACCGGAACAATTTGCCAACAATCAGAATTCAGCGCCTCGAGAGGCCCGCTCACGTGTTTGCAGTCGAAGAGGTTGTTGATGATAAGCCCTGGTTCCATGATATCAAGTGCTTCCTTCAAAGCCAGGAATATCCACCCGGAGCATCCAACAAAGACAGGAGAACTTTGAGAAGATTGTCTGGTAATTTCTTCCTAAATGGGGATGTTTTGTACAAAAGAAACTTTGACATGGTACTACTCAGGTGTGTAGATAAGCAAGAAGCAGAATTTTTGATGCATGAGGTACATGAAGGCTCCTTTGGAACTCATCCCAATGGACATGCAATGGCAAGGAAGTTGTTGAGAGCAGGTTACTACTGGATGTCGATGGAGACAGATTGTTGCAAACATGctaggaagtgccacaaatgccAGATTTATGCTGACAAAATTCATGTACCACCAACTACGCTTAATGTTCTTTCTTCTCCGTGGCCTTTCTCTATGTGGGGCATCGATATGATTGGCAGAATCGAACCGAAGGCTTCAAACGGGCATCGTTTCATTCTAGTGGCTattgattacttcaccaagtgggtcgaagcAGCATCTTATGCAAATGTGACTAAGCAAGTTGTGGTCCGTTTTATCAAGAATCAGATCATCTGCCGTTATGGTGTGCCCAACAGAATCATTACAGATAATGGAACgaacttgaataacaagatgatgaaagATTTGTGTGAAGAGTTCAAGATTGAGCATCACAATTCTTCTCCTTACAGACCTCAGATGAATGGCGCAGTTGAAGCTACAaacaagaatatcaagaagatagtGCAGAAGATGGTGGTCACATACAAAGACTGGCACGAGATGTTACCGTATGCTTTGCATGGGTATCGCACTTCAGTGCGTACCTCAACAGGGGCAACCCCCTTTTCTTTGGTGTATGgtatggaagcagtactccctgTGGAGGTTGAGATTCCATCAATGAGAGTTATAATGGAGGCCCAGTTATCAGAAGCTGAGTGGTGCCAAAGCAGATATGATCAGTTGAATCTAATTGAAGAAAAACGCATAAAGGCCTTGTGCCACGGACAACTTTATCAACAGAGGATGAAGCGAGCTTTCGACAAGAAGGTTCGTCCCCGTGTGTTTCAAGAAGGAGATCTTGTGCTCAAGAAGGTTTTATCTTTCCAACCCGATTCTAGGGGCAAATGGACGCCTAATTACGAAGGCCCATATGTCGTCAAGAGAACTTTCTCTGGTGGTGCACTGACTCTTACGACTATGGATGGGGATGAGCTCCCTCGTCCCGTGAATGCGGATGCAGTCAAGAAATACTTtgtctaa